The Mycobacterium sp. 3519A genome contains a region encoding:
- the nagA gene encoding N-acetylglucosamine-6-phosphate deacetylase yields the protein MLLAAETILTGREMLRPGWIEVSNGTVAALGTGAAPRDADRDLGAVTVVPGFVDTHVHGGDGANFSTASPADTATAATLHRKHGTTSLVASLVTAGPDELLRQVTGLAEDVHAGVIAGIHLEGPWLSAKRCGAHQPSLMRDPDPAEIDRVLDAGQGAIRMITVAPERDGALAAIERIVDRGVVAAVGHTEATYQQTRAALTAGATVGTHLFNAMRPINTREPGPVIALLEDARVTVEVITDGVHVDPALYRHVAHSVGPDRVSLITDAMAATGKPDGAYHLGPVRVDVVDGVARVAGTDTIAGSTATMDRVFRFAVAHSGLPRDEALMLAVRQATVNPARALGLPDAGIVAGGAADLVVLDSNLAVACVMYRGVWEELRS from the coding sequence GTGCTATTGGCTGCCGAGACCATCCTGACGGGGCGAGAGATGTTGCGGCCCGGGTGGATTGAGGTGTCGAACGGGACCGTGGCCGCGCTCGGCACAGGCGCCGCGCCGCGCGACGCCGATCGTGACCTCGGCGCGGTCACCGTGGTGCCCGGCTTCGTGGACACCCACGTCCACGGTGGCGACGGCGCGAACTTCTCGACCGCCTCGCCTGCGGACACGGCGACCGCCGCGACGCTGCATCGAAAGCACGGGACCACGTCGCTGGTCGCCTCGTTGGTCACCGCGGGTCCGGACGAATTACTGCGCCAGGTAACGGGTTTGGCCGAGGACGTGCACGCAGGCGTCATCGCGGGCATCCACTTGGAAGGACCGTGGCTGTCCGCCAAGCGGTGCGGCGCGCATCAGCCGTCGCTGATGCGCGACCCTGACCCCGCCGAGATCGACCGGGTGCTCGATGCCGGCCAAGGCGCGATCCGGATGATCACCGTGGCACCGGAGCGCGACGGTGCCCTCGCCGCGATCGAGCGGATCGTCGACCGCGGCGTGGTGGCCGCTGTCGGCCACACCGAGGCGACCTACCAGCAGACGCGCGCGGCGCTGACGGCGGGCGCGACGGTGGGGACCCACTTGTTCAACGCCATGCGGCCGATCAACACCCGCGAACCGGGTCCGGTCATCGCGCTGCTGGAAGACGCCAGGGTGACAGTCGAAGTGATCACCGACGGCGTGCACGTCGACCCTGCGCTGTACCGGCACGTCGCGCACAGCGTGGGACCCGATCGGGTGTCGCTGATAACCGATGCGATGGCGGCGACCGGGAAGCCCGACGGGGCCTACCACCTCGGGCCGGTGCGAGTGGACGTCGTCGACGGCGTCGCCAGGGTGGCGGGTACCGACACCATCGCGGGCAGCACCGCGACCATGGACCGGGTGTTCCGATTCGCCGTGGCGCACAGCGGATTACCACGCGACGAGGCGCTGATGCTGGCGGTGCGCCAAGCGACGGTCAACCCGGCGCGCGCGTTGGGCCTGCCGGATGCCGGAATCGTCGCGGGCGGTGCCGCCGACTTGGTGGTCCTGGACTCGAATCTGGCCGTCGCCTGCGTGATGTATCGCGGTGTGTGGGAGGAGCTTCGCAGCTGA
- a CDS encoding TetR/AcrR family transcriptional regulator — translation MSRDDWLFDEGRRSAAAERIYAAATEFIYREGMDALSVDALAARTHCSRATIYRYVGGKKDIREAVLARAATRIVQTVRASVEGRTGSDRVLTAIEVAVAEIRGDPAGQLFVDSARSGGWNWLAASDAVTAFATELTGIADDDPQAARWILRLVLSLLLLPDSDPVAEHTMLQRFVAPAFAAHSS, via the coding sequence ATGTCCCGCGATGACTGGCTGTTCGATGAGGGGCGCAGGTCCGCCGCCGCGGAGCGGATTTACGCCGCGGCCACGGAGTTCATCTACCGGGAGGGGATGGATGCGCTGAGCGTCGACGCATTGGCCGCGCGGACCCACTGCTCGCGCGCCACGATCTACCGCTACGTCGGCGGCAAGAAGGACATCAGGGAAGCGGTGTTGGCCCGTGCCGCGACCCGGATCGTGCAGACCGTTCGCGCCAGCGTGGAGGGGCGCACCGGGTCTGATCGGGTGCTGACCGCCATCGAGGTGGCTGTCGCCGAGATCCGCGGCGACCCCGCGGGCCAACTGTTCGTCGATTCCGCACGCAGCGGCGGATGGAACTGGTTGGCCGCCTCAGACGCGGTGACCGCGTTCGCGACGGAACTCACCGGCATCGCCGACGACGACCCGCAGGCCGCGAGATGGATCCTGCGGTTGGTGTTGTCGTTACTGTTGCTGCCCGATTCCGATCCCGTTGCGGAACACACCATGCTGCAACGGTTCGTCGCTCCCGCGTTCGCCGCTCATTCGTCTTGA
- a CDS encoding cytochrome P450: MTVLQDPLAFFGAEALQDPYPLYDRLRAEGPVHQVGDSGFYLVCDWAAINDAVNRADDFSSNLTAAMTLSSDGTVVPFELDRLGGPTQILATADDPSHALHRKMLVPQLAAKKIRSMEAFIGQTFDRLWSDGVRDGRIEWMSALANKLPMMVVARLIGVPAEDVDKLIRWACASTQLLDGLVDQEQLTASGVAAMELGTYIQGHFADAAADPPDNLLGGLASACTAGEFDQLTAQLMMIILFSAGGESTGSLLGNAMEILATQPEIQRQVRQDPSLLGPFIEEALRYEPPFRGHYRHVVRATSLAGTDLPAGSRLLLLWGAANRDPAKFDSPNEFRLNRPGGKGHMTFGKGLHFCVGAALARLEAQIVLRGVLDRTSWIDAIDAGPWLPSVLVRRREQLGLRVRRKSPVET; this comes from the coding sequence ATGACGGTGCTGCAGGATCCGCTCGCGTTCTTCGGTGCTGAGGCGCTGCAAGATCCGTATCCGCTCTACGACCGGTTACGCGCCGAGGGACCGGTGCATCAGGTCGGTGACTCCGGCTTTTATCTGGTGTGCGACTGGGCGGCGATCAACGACGCTGTCAACCGGGCCGACGACTTCTCGTCGAACCTGACCGCGGCCATGACGTTGTCCTCCGACGGCACCGTCGTCCCGTTCGAACTGGACCGCCTCGGCGGGCCCACCCAGATCCTCGCGACGGCCGACGACCCCTCGCACGCCCTGCACCGCAAGATGCTCGTACCGCAACTAGCCGCCAAGAAGATCCGTTCGATGGAGGCGTTCATCGGACAGACCTTCGACCGCTTGTGGAGCGACGGCGTGCGCGACGGACGAATCGAATGGATGAGCGCACTGGCGAACAAGCTGCCGATGATGGTCGTCGCGCGCTTGATCGGTGTGCCTGCCGAGGACGTCGACAAGTTGATCCGCTGGGCGTGCGCGAGCACCCAACTGCTCGACGGCTTGGTCGATCAGGAGCAGCTGACAGCCAGCGGTGTCGCGGCGATGGAACTGGGCACCTACATCCAGGGTCACTTCGCCGACGCGGCGGCCGACCCGCCGGACAACCTGCTGGGTGGCCTCGCGAGTGCTTGCACGGCAGGCGAATTCGATCAACTCACCGCCCAGCTGATGATGATCATCTTGTTCAGTGCCGGCGGAGAATCGACTGGCTCTCTGCTCGGCAACGCGATGGAGATCCTGGCCACGCAACCGGAGATCCAACGCCAGGTTCGGCAGGATCCGAGCCTGTTGGGACCGTTCATCGAGGAGGCGCTGCGGTACGAGCCACCGTTCCGCGGTCACTACCGCCACGTCGTCAGGGCGACGTCGCTGGCGGGCACCGACCTGCCCGCCGGTTCCCGGTTGCTGTTGCTGTGGGGTGCGGCGAACCGCGACCCTGCCAAGTTCGACTCACCGAACGAGTTCCGGCTGAACCGGCCAGGTGGCAAGGGCCACATGACCTTTGGGAAAGGTCTGCACTTCTGCGTCGGCGCCGCGCTGGCGCGGCTGGAGGCGCAGATCGTCCTGCGTGGGGTACTCGACCGCACCTCCTGGATCGACGCGATCGACGCGGGGCCGTGGCTGCCGAGCGTGCTGGTCCGGCGCCGCGAACAACTAGGGCTGCGGGTACGGCGCAAATCGCCTGTCGAAACCTGA
- a CDS encoding DUF1214 domain-containing protein has product MATKPFTYGRFIGRVGGLAVALGIGAAIANSAAIASADEGQSGTSDGGTSTTASTTHNDGGDQKPSAKTETSISSADKPTRPPKKKKKTPKTESHAVSAKATADEPAPKPDAPAQTLAAASTVGTASREVTKPVTKAAVDESATQTLAVSPLGTPEQRAAERRAAETVNTLPVQLMKLVLQFGWRSTAQQQFKLVGGPDQANLAALHQAVDEYAMGAAFQQQLLNPMTPTAVTQVAPPHTWYGRDVDGSRILYDNPDTIYRFMAVNKTSTYVITGRFTGEDPAETTFSVLTGLSGNTASILNGKDLVRDPDGSFTITVSGAPTGPGPNHIQITDDTTLIAVRNTLSDWNTQDPMSLAIERTGGPPNSLFAQLGGFAIPFIGPTVTKSPLLTTLVSLVPPLPVMPPLLRGTVTAVIMALGLQMESTYIKVATIDPTTGERRQPNVFTNPTRNAQFLSTQMQSAGYFQLDDNQALVLTINPGDAGYFVVPVTNDWTITDNYWEQQTSLNIAQAKKNDDGTYTIVVSPQDPQIWNWVSTGGLHQGTISIRFQDLPENPTNLPTVSSQVVSLDQLPGVLPVGTVPADAVVRQDQLAQRKSGFDRRFAPYPQP; this is encoded by the coding sequence GTGGCAACGAAGCCATTCACCTATGGTCGGTTCATCGGCAGGGTCGGCGGCCTGGCGGTCGCACTGGGCATCGGGGCGGCGATCGCCAACAGCGCCGCAATCGCGTCCGCCGACGAAGGCCAATCGGGCACTTCGGACGGCGGGACGTCGACCACTGCGTCAACAACGCACAACGACGGGGGCGATCAGAAACCGTCAGCCAAGACGGAAACGTCGATCTCGAGCGCCGACAAACCGACGCGCCCGCCCAAGAAGAAAAAGAAGACACCCAAGACGGAGTCACATGCGGTGTCGGCGAAGGCCACCGCCGACGAGCCCGCGCCCAAACCCGACGCGCCGGCACAGACCTTGGCTGCGGCATCCACCGTCGGCACCGCAAGCCGCGAAGTCACCAAGCCGGTCACGAAGGCCGCCGTCGACGAGTCCGCGACACAGACACTGGCAGTCAGCCCGCTCGGCACCCCCGAACAACGTGCCGCCGAACGGCGCGCCGCCGAAACTGTCAACACGCTGCCCGTGCAGTTGATGAAGCTCGTGCTGCAATTCGGCTGGCGCTCAACTGCTCAACAACAATTCAAGCTGGTCGGCGGACCCGACCAAGCGAACCTCGCTGCGCTTCACCAAGCGGTCGACGAATACGCCATGGGTGCGGCATTCCAACAGCAACTGCTCAATCCGATGACCCCGACGGCCGTCACGCAGGTCGCTCCGCCGCACACCTGGTACGGCCGCGACGTCGACGGGTCCCGCATCCTCTACGACAACCCCGACACCATCTACCGCTTCATGGCGGTCAACAAGACCTCGACATATGTGATCACCGGCCGCTTCACCGGCGAGGATCCGGCCGAAACCACCTTCAGCGTGCTGACCGGGCTGTCCGGTAACACCGCGTCGATCCTCAACGGCAAGGATCTGGTGCGCGACCCCGACGGCTCCTTCACCATCACCGTGAGCGGCGCCCCCACCGGACCGGGGCCCAACCATATCCAGATCACCGACGACACCACGCTGATCGCAGTGCGAAACACGTTGTCGGACTGGAACACCCAGGATCCGATGAGCCTGGCGATCGAACGGACCGGCGGTCCCCCGAACAGCTTGTTCGCCCAACTGGGCGGGTTCGCCATCCCATTCATCGGACCGACGGTGACGAAGAGTCCCCTGTTGACGACGCTCGTCTCGCTGGTGCCGCCGCTGCCGGTGATGCCGCCACTGCTGCGGGGCACGGTCACCGCGGTGATCATGGCGTTGGGTCTGCAGATGGAATCCACCTACATCAAGGTCGCCACCATCGACCCGACGACCGGTGAACGCAGGCAGCCCAACGTGTTCACCAACCCGACGCGGAACGCACAATTCCTTTCGACACAGATGCAGAGCGCCGGCTACTTCCAACTCGACGACAACCAGGCGCTCGTGCTGACCATCAATCCCGGCGACGCCGGCTACTTCGTGGTTCCGGTCACCAACGACTGGACGATCACCGACAACTACTGGGAGCAGCAGACCAGCCTGAACATCGCGCAGGCCAAGAAGAACGACGACGGGACGTACACCATCGTGGTGTCACCGCAGGATCCGCAGATCTGGAACTGGGTGTCCACAGGCGGCCTGCATCAGGGCACCATCTCGATCCGGTTCCAGGACCTGCCCGAGAACCCGACGAATCTGCCGACCGTCAGTTCGCAGGTGGTGTCGCTCGACCAGTTGCCCGGTGTGCTGCCCGTGGGCACGGTCCCTGCCGACGCGGTGGTCCGGCAGGACCAACTTGCGCAGCGAAAGTCAGGTTTCGACAGGCGATTTGCGCCGTACCCGCAGCCCTAG
- a CDS encoding TetR/AcrR family transcriptional regulator has product MTTAGARVGATPANTPLGRTEVVAAVLESAADLFAERGPAATSVRDIAARSRVNHGLIHRHFGSKDRLVAAVLDHLGEHLARLLAAEADGAAVGAAVDRQLRVIARTSLDGYAIGELQNRFPTMEILLDSVRGRHASELDARLAAAHTVALQLGWVLFGDFLRASTGLEDVDDRVFARSVGDVVGRILDTGPSASS; this is encoded by the coding sequence ATGACTACAGCCGGGGCAAGGGTTGGCGCAACACCCGCGAATACGCCGCTGGGCAGGACAGAAGTCGTCGCAGCAGTGCTGGAGTCCGCCGCGGACCTGTTCGCCGAACGCGGGCCTGCGGCAACGTCGGTGCGCGACATCGCGGCGCGGTCGCGAGTGAACCACGGCCTGATCCACCGGCACTTCGGAAGTAAGGACCGACTCGTCGCGGCGGTCCTCGATCACCTCGGCGAGCATCTCGCCAGGCTGTTGGCCGCAGAAGCGGACGGCGCGGCGGTCGGTGCGGCGGTCGACCGGCAGCTGCGAGTGATCGCCAGGACGTCGCTCGACGGCTATGCGATCGGCGAACTCCAGAACCGGTTTCCGACGATGGAGATCCTGCTCGACAGTGTCCGCGGGCGGCACGCGAGCGAGCTCGACGCCCGGTTGGCCGCGGCGCACACCGTGGCGCTGCAGCTTGGTTGGGTGCTGTTCGGCGACTTCCTGCGCGCGTCGACGGGACTGGAGGACGTCGACGATCGCGTCTTCGCCCGTTCGGTTGGCGATGTCGTCGGGCGGATTCTCGACACTGGGCCGTCAGCATCGTCGTAG
- the hutH gene encoding histidine ammonia-lyase, with amino-acid sequence MSTQTVVVGVGPVSFDELVSVARDGAAVTLADEALDAIAKSRARIEELAHDPKPVYGVSTGFGALASRHIPHELRTQLQRSLIRSHAAGSGPEVEREVVRAMMLLRLSTLATGRTGVRPEVAQTYAAMLSAGLTPVVYEYGSLGCSGDLAPLAHVALAAIGEGSVRTADGELLPAADALARHGIEPVVLAEKEGLALINGTDGMLGMLVLALRDLDGLLKLADIAAAMSVEGLLGTVRVFAEDLHAMRPHPGQAAAAANMRRVLADSPIVASHSGPDCSLVQDAYSLRCAPQVAGAARDTVEHARTVAGRELASAVDNPVVTLDGRVESNGNFHGAPVAYVLDFLAIAVADVASISERRTDRFLDVARSHGLNPFLADDPGVDSGHMIAQYTQAAIVSELKRLANPASVDSIPSSAMQEDHVSMGWSAARKLRRAVDGLRRVLAIEVYTAARGIELRAGLAASPATAAVIAAVRTCVPGPGTDRYLAPEIDAVLTLANSGALVAAAEAVTGPLA; translated from the coding sequence GTGAGTACTCAAACCGTCGTCGTCGGTGTCGGCCCCGTCAGCTTCGACGAACTCGTTTCCGTCGCCCGCGACGGTGCCGCGGTGACGCTTGCCGACGAGGCGCTGGACGCGATCGCCAAGAGTCGCGCCCGCATCGAGGAGTTGGCCCACGACCCCAAGCCGGTGTACGGGGTGTCCACCGGCTTCGGGGCGCTGGCCAGCAGACACATCCCGCACGAACTGCGGACACAGTTGCAGCGCAGCCTGATTCGCTCACATGCCGCCGGCTCGGGTCCCGAGGTCGAGCGTGAGGTCGTCAGGGCCATGATGCTGCTGCGGCTGTCGACGCTGGCGACCGGCCGCACAGGTGTGCGGCCCGAGGTCGCGCAGACCTACGCCGCGATGCTGTCCGCCGGGCTCACCCCCGTGGTGTACGAGTACGGCAGCCTCGGCTGCTCCGGCGACCTGGCGCCGCTGGCGCATGTGGCACTCGCCGCCATCGGCGAAGGTTCGGTGCGCACCGCCGACGGTGAACTCCTGCCTGCCGCCGACGCGCTGGCGCGACACGGCATCGAACCCGTCGTGCTCGCCGAGAAGGAGGGGCTGGCCCTGATCAACGGCACCGACGGCATGCTCGGCATGTTGGTGCTCGCGCTGCGCGATCTGGACGGGCTGCTGAAACTCGCCGACATCGCGGCGGCCATGAGCGTCGAAGGACTGCTCGGCACCGTCAGGGTCTTCGCTGAGGATCTGCACGCCATGCGCCCGCACCCGGGACAGGCGGCGGCCGCCGCGAACATGCGTCGCGTACTCGCGGACTCGCCGATCGTGGCCAGCCACAGCGGGCCGGACTGCTCGCTGGTCCAGGACGCCTACTCGCTGCGGTGTGCGCCCCAGGTGGCGGGCGCGGCACGCGACACCGTCGAGCACGCCCGCACCGTTGCGGGCCGCGAATTGGCCAGCGCCGTGGACAATCCCGTCGTCACCCTGGACGGACGCGTCGAGTCCAACGGCAACTTCCACGGCGCGCCCGTCGCCTACGTGCTCGACTTCCTCGCGATCGCGGTGGCCGACGTGGCCAGCATCAGTGAGCGACGCACCGACCGGTTCCTCGACGTCGCCCGCAGCCACGGCCTCAACCCGTTCCTGGCCGACGACCCCGGCGTGGACAGCGGCCACATGATCGCGCAGTACACCCAGGCCGCCATCGTCTCGGAACTCAAGCGGTTGGCCAATCCGGCCAGTGTCGACTCGATTCCGTCGTCGGCGATGCAGGAGGACCACGTCTCGATGGGGTGGTCGGCCGCGCGCAAACTGCGCAGGGCCGTCGACGGGTTACGCCGGGTGCTGGCCATCGAGGTGTACACCGCGGCGCGCGGCATCGAATTGCGCGCTGGACTGGCGGCGTCGCCCGCCACCGCGGCCGTCATCGCCGCGGTCAGGACATGCGTGCCCGGCCCCGGCACCGACCGATACCTGGCGCCGGAGATCGACGCAGTCCTCACCCTGGCGAATTCGGGCGCGTTGGTAGCGGCCGCCGAGGCGGTCACCGGCCCGTTGGCCTGA
- the hutI gene encoding imidazolonepropionase: MTVLYTDIGELVTNDPANADGDPLGIISDAAIVVDGEQIAWVGPRAQAPDAEERFSCRDSSVIPGFVDSHSHLVFAGDRSAEFAARMSGEPYGAGGIGSTVAATRAATDADLLKGVERLAGELLRSGVTTFECKSGYGLTVDDEARSLRIAQAVTDETTFLGAHVVPAEFRDDRAAYVDLITGPMLRACAPHARWVDVFCDRGAFDVDETRHILTAGIAAGLEARLHAGQLGPSAGIRLAVELGAASVDHCTYATDDDVDALAAAADTTVATLLPGAEFSTRAQYPDGRRLIDAGATVALATDCNPGSSYTTSMPFCIAVAVRDMKFTPAQALWAATAGGAAALRRDDVGALTVGRRADFVLLDAPSYIHLAYRPGVPLVRDVVRAGLRLFENVESRS; the protein is encoded by the coding sequence ATGACCGTCCTCTACACCGACATCGGTGAACTCGTCACCAACGACCCGGCGAACGCCGACGGTGATCCGCTCGGCATCATCTCCGACGCCGCCATCGTGGTCGACGGCGAGCAGATCGCGTGGGTCGGCCCGCGCGCGCAGGCCCCCGACGCCGAGGAGCGGTTCAGTTGCCGCGACTCCAGCGTGATTCCCGGCTTTGTGGACAGCCATTCCCACCTGGTGTTCGCGGGCGACCGCTCTGCCGAGTTCGCGGCGCGGATGAGCGGCGAACCCTACGGCGCGGGCGGGATCGGCTCCACGGTGGCCGCTACCCGGGCGGCAACCGACGCCGACCTGCTCAAAGGTGTCGAGCGTCTCGCCGGTGAACTGTTGCGGAGCGGTGTCACGACGTTCGAATGCAAGAGCGGCTACGGCCTGACCGTCGATGACGAGGCCCGCTCGCTGCGCATCGCGCAGGCCGTCACCGACGAGACCACTTTCCTTGGTGCACACGTCGTTCCGGCCGAGTTCCGTGACGACCGCGCGGCGTACGTCGACCTGATCACCGGACCCATGTTGCGGGCATGTGCCCCGCATGCCCGCTGGGTGGATGTGTTCTGTGACCGCGGGGCATTCGACGTCGACGAGACCAGGCACATCCTCACCGCGGGAATCGCCGCCGGTCTCGAGGCCCGACTGCACGCCGGTCAACTCGGCCCCAGCGCGGGCATCCGACTGGCGGTCGAACTGGGCGCGGCGTCGGTGGACCACTGCACGTATGCCACCGACGACGACGTCGACGCCCTCGCGGCGGCGGCTGACACAACCGTCGCCACCCTGTTGCCCGGCGCCGAATTCTCCACGCGCGCACAGTATCCCGACGGCCGTCGATTGATCGACGCGGGTGCGACGGTGGCACTGGCCACCGACTGCAATCCCGGCAGCTCGTACACCACCAGCATGCCGTTCTGCATCGCCGTCGCCGTCAGGGACATGAAATTCACTCCGGCGCAAGCGTTGTGGGCCGCCACCGCGGGCGGCGCGGCCGCGCTGCGCCGCGACGACGTCGGGGCGCTCACCGTAGGGCGGCGCGCCGACTTCGTCCTGCTGGACGCCCCGTCCTATATCCATCTGGCCTACCGCCCCGGTGTGCCGCTCGTCCGCGATGTGGTGCGGGCGGGCCTGCGCCTCTTCGAGAATGTGGAGTCACGATCGTGA